In Heyndrickxia vini, the sequence GTAAAATTTTGAAATTTGAAGGTTGTTACCACGGGCATGGGGATTCCCTTTTAATTAAAGCAGGTTCTGGTGTTGCTACGCTGGGCTTGCCAGACAGTCCTGGTGTTCCTGTTGGTATTGCCAGTAATACAATTGCTGTTCCTTATAATGATTTGGAAAGCGTGAAACTTGCTTTTGAACAATATGGGGAAGATATCGCTTGTATCATAGTCGAACCTGTAGCCGGTAACATGGGAGTTGTACCTCCTCAACCTGGCTTCTTAGAAGGTTTACGTGAAATCACAAGTAATTATGGTTCACTACTAATTTTTGATGAAGTAATGACTGGCTTCCGTGTTGACTATCATTGTGCCCAAGGATATTTTGGAGTAACTCCTGATTTGACATGTCTTGGAAAAGTTATCGGGGGAGGACTTCCAGTGGGTGCTTTCGGTGGGAAAGCAGAAATCATGGAAAAGATTGCACCAAGTGGTCCAATCTATCAAGCTGGAACTTTATCTGGTAATCCATTAGCAATGACTGCCGGATATGAAACATTAGTACAATTAACTCCAGATACGTATAAGGAGTTCATTAAAAAGGCAGATAAGCTAGAAAAAGGATTGCACGAGGCGGCTGTTAAATATAGCATCCCTCATACAATAAATCGTGCCGGTTCGATGATTGGTATTTTCCTAACGAATGAAAAGGTAATTAACTACGAAACAGCAAAAACATCTGATTTAGAACTTTTTGCTGCTTACTACCGCGAAATGGCAAACAACGGGGTATTTCTACCACCATCCCAGTTTGAAGGATTATTCCTATCAACTACGCTTACAGATGAGGACATTGACCATACAATTGAAGCGGTCGAAAAAACATTTAAAACGATTCGCGGATAAACATACTCAACCACACCTAATCTTTTTAGGTGTGGTTTTTTGAATGGTCCGTTCCTTTCCGCTGCAGGAGCTTGCTTTCCGCAGGGAGGAAGTCGAGCCTGTCTAGTTCCGGCGGGCGGCTATCGACTAGCGAACTTCCGGCAGTGAGGCACGAACGAGGAGGCTCACAACTCACCCGCGGAAAGCGTAGTGTATTCAGGCTGCGGGTTCGATTAATTATTAATTACATCTATTAGAAATGTACCTTTGCACAAAGAAAACTAACATAAATTCCTTCCTTTGTTCATAAAGTGTAAATGACATAGTCAGTTTGATTGAAAGGGAGGAATCCACCTTGTCTCAAAGTCAATCGTCCTTACGATTTTCATTAGAAGAGTCCATCTGGTTTAAAAAAGGACAGGAAGTAGATGAACTTCTATCCATTTCATTGGATCCAGAAATTACTATACAAGAGCAAGAACAATACATCCAAATTATCGGGAACTTACAATTGTCTGGAGAATACAAAGGAAAGGAAGAAGTAGAGCAGGAACAAGAACTCGATTTGCATGGAAAATTTGCTCATCATGTTGAATACCGTACAACAGATGAAGTATTTTATTTTGAACATCAGTTTCCAGTTGATGTCACAATTCCGAAAAGCAGAATTGATCAAATTGCAGATATTGATGTAAATATTGATTCCTTTGATTATTTACTGCCTGAAAAAGGAAATTTAAAACTTAACGCGGATCTTTCCATATTGGGGATACGTAACGAAGAAACGTTTACAGAGGAAGAAAAACAAGAAATTCCTATTTCCGTTTCACAAAGAAATTCACTACAAGAAGAAACTTCCGAAGAATCATTCGATAATGTTGATGAAGAGGAGTCTCTTGAATTGTCAGCAGAATTAAATGAGTGGCATTTAGAAAATGACGAAGAGCAGGAATCAGATGATCAAGTACCAAGATTTTTAACAACAACCAATGAATCAACAGAACAGGAATCATCAGTGCAAGAGGAATTCTTTCAACCTTTTACAGTAGAAGCACGTAAAATTCAACCGGAAGAGGAAATTCCAATCAATATAGAAAATAAAAATGATGAACCAACGATAAATCTTCATTCCTACGATGAAGAGGATATAAAAGATGAACTTCTACAGTTTTCTCGTCAAGAGACAGAATCATCAGAGGACATTGAAGTTGAATCACCTGCAGATGTGGACGAAGAACAAGAAGAACAGGAAGTAGAAGAAACGGAAAATAAGAAAAAGAAGAAATTTGGAAAATATGAATCTATCTCATTAGCTGATTTTTTTGCAAGAAAGACAGATGAAAAAGCAGCAAAATTAAAAGTTTGTATTGTCCAGCAAGGGGAAACACTCGATGTTTTAGCTGAAAAATATGACATTAGTGTTCAACAAATTTTAAGGATGAACCATTTAGAAATAAATCAAGATGTATATGAGGGGCAAGTATTATATATTCCATCATATGCAACGACATTAAAAAGTAAAATTGAATAACCGTTGATTGTCTATCTTTCGTACCTATTGAAAAAAGTCAGGAATACAGAATTTAAATTTGGAGGCAGTAAAGGGCACCCAAGCAGGTGATAAGATGGATAAGAGTACACAATCAGAAATAAAAATGATTGTAAAACAATACGGTCTAAAAGTTAATTTTATCGAAAAGTATGGTAAGACCTATAAAATTGTTACGAAAGATGGAAATTTTGCCCTAAAACGAATTTCTCCTCAATTAGGAACAGATTTTGTTCGAAATGTTCAAATGCTCTATCATCGTGGTTATAATCGGATTGTTCCAATCTATCCAACGATGGATGGAAGGTATGCTGTGCTTAATGAGCACTATTTATATTATTTAATGCCATGGCTGCCGAATGAAGAAAAAGAGGATCGCAATGAAAAGCATCAAAAGATGTTCAGAGAATTGGCTCGGCTCCATACATTATCAGTTAAGGACATACCTATAGCAAGCGAAGAAAGAAAGGAACATTTTGAGCTAACGAATACACAATGGGAAAGGGAAACCGAATTTTTTGAGGAATTTCTTGAACGTAGTGAAAAGAAAGTGTATATGTCTCCTTTCGAATTATTATATTGTTCATTTTATCAAGACATCATTCAGGCACTTGATTTTTCAAAGCAGGAGATAAAGCAATGGTATGAAGTATCTAAAGAGCTCGAAAAAGGAAGAACCGTAGTCGTACACGGCAAAATTTCTACGGAACATTTTCTATATGATGAACGTGGGTATGGGTATTTTACAAATTTTGAAGATTCTAAAGTCTCTTCACCGATTCATGATTTGCTTCCTTTCTTGGCAAGGACACTAACTACCTATCCAAAGAGATGGGATGATTGTGTAGATTGGGTCTATACTTATTTATCACATTTCCCATTTAGAGAAGATGAAAAGCATCTATTTCTTAGTTATTTAGCACATCCTGGTCACATGCATAGAATCGTTAAAGAATATTTCCTGAAGAATACGAAGAAGCCGGAAATAAGATATGTAAAGCAATTGCAAAAACAATACTGGCTATTAAAAAATACCGAATATGTCGTCATGCGGATACGCGAAATGGAAAATCAATCTAAAGGTACACAAAACAACGGCCCTTCCTAATAAATTTCGGGAAGGGCTTCTTATTTTTTAAATCCACTCATTCTGGAATGCAAAAGCAATTAAGATAAAGATGGCTAGTAATAAAACATCGAAGGCAGTAGGTAATAAGATCGTTCGTATTGCTTGAAAAATGGTAAATGGAATAATTAGTTGCCTTCCAACACCTTTAAATGTTTTAAACCAAGTTTGTATCGTATATTGATTAAACTTTTTTTTCATTCCTTTCACCTACCTATTCTCTGGATCCTTATATAATAATGTATGGGATATGGGTGAATAGGTGTCAATCCAGCATAAGCCGAATATTTTTTAAAATAATCGGTAATAATGATTGACGAAACGTGTTTATTTTAGATACTATAATAAGTAAATTACATGAAAATAAAATGCAGTGATTGGGAAAAGTACGATGGGATACTGCTTAGATAAGCTGATAAATATTCAAGCTTATATTCAGAGAGGGAAATCAATAGCTGAGAGATTTCCTAAGAGTGAACATTGGAAGGTCGCCCATGAGTAGCTTCTGTGAAACATGTAAATGGAGTAGTTGAAGCCGGTGAAGAGCCGTTATCATATTTAAGTGCCAGACTTTAGTGTAGGTTAAAGCTATTGTCTGTGAAAAAAGGTGGTACCGCGAAAATCGCTCCCTTCGTCCTTTTGACGAGGGGAGTTTTTTATTTGTTTGGCTTTGTTAAAGTTCAGTGTTGATATTAACGCCATGTTGATTGGAGCGGAAAGTGAGTACCTGCAGCGGAAATCAACAACCCAGTTTAACAGAGCCATAATCAGGTATCAAAAGTAAAGTAGGATAATGGAAAGCGAGGAAAATAGAATGGAAACACAAGAAATTCAAATGTCTACAAAATATGATCCGAATACGATTGAAAAAGATCGCTATGATTGGTGGGTAAAAGGGAAGTTTTTTGAAGCGAAAGATGACCCTAAAAAAGAACCTTATACAATTGTTATTCCACCTCCAAATGTAACTGGTAAATTGCATTTAGGTCATGCTTGGGATACGACATTACAAGATATTTTAACAAGAATGAAACGTATGCAAGGCTATGATGTATTATGGTTACCTGGTATGGATCATGCGGGGATTGCCACACAGGCAAAAGTAGAAGCAAAATTACGCGAAGAGGGCATATCAAAATATGATCTAGGCAGGGATAAATTTGTCGAAGAAACATGGAAATGGAAAGAAGAATATGCTGCGTTTATTCGTAAACAGTGGTCGAAAATTGGCTTAGGATTAGATTACTCCCGAGAACGTTTTACTCTTGATGAAGGATTATCAGATGCTGTACGTAAAGTGTTTGTTACCCTTTATAAAAAAGGATTAATCTACCGCGGTGAATATATTATAAACTGGGACCCAGCTACAAAAACTGCTTTATCCGATATTGAGGTAATTTACAAGGATGTTCAAGGTGCATTCTATCATATGAAATATCCGTTAGCTGACGGAACAGGGTCAATTGAAATTGCGACAACTCGCCCAGAAACAATGCTTGGTGACACGGCTGTTGCTGTTCATCCGGAAGATGAAAGATATAAGCATTTAATCGGAAAAACAGTGATTTTACCTATTACTGGTCGTGAAATTCCGATTGTCGGTGATGATTATGTAGATATGGAATTTGGGTCTGGAGCGGTTAAAATTACGCCGGCACACGATCCTAATGACTTTGAAATTGGCAATCGTCATAATTTAGAACGAATATTAGTGATGAATGAAGACGGGACAATGAATGAAAAGAGCGGAAAATATGAAGGCATGGATCGCTTCGAATGCCGCAAGCAAATTGTTAAGGATCTTCAAGAACAAGGTGTATTATTTAAAATAGAAGAACATATGCATTCAGTAGGACATTCAGAAAGAAGTGGTGCGGTAGTTGAACCATATTTATCCACACAATGGTTTGTAAAAATGGCACCATTAGCTGAAGCAGCCGTTTCGATGCAAGGTACAGATGCAGGTGTTCAATTTGTGCCTGATCGATTTGAAAAAACGTATTTACGCTGGATGGAAAATATTCGTGATTGGTGTATTTCCCGTCAGCTATGGTGGGGACATCGTATTCCGGCTTGGTATCATAAAGAAACAGGAGAAATACATGTAGATATCGAACCGCCTAATGATATTGAGAATTGGGAACAAGATAATGATGTATTAGATACTTGGTTTAGTTCTGCTTTATGGCCTTTTTCTACAATGGGTTGGCCAAACACAGACGCAGAAGATTACAAACGATATTATCCAACAAATGCATTAGTTACCGGATATGACATTATCTTCTTCTGGGTAGCACGGATGATTTTCCAAGCGAAGGAATTTACAGGGCAAATTCCTTTTAAAGATGTGCTCATTCATGGTCTTGTGCGTGATGAACAAGGAAGAAAGATGAGTAAATCTCTTGGTAATGGTGTTGATCCAATGGATGTCATCGATAAATATGGTGCAGATTCTTTACGCTATTTCTTATCGACGGGCAGTTCACCTGGGCAAGACTTACGATTTAGTATGGAAAGAGTTGAATCCGTTTGGAACTTTGCAAATAAAATTTGGAATGCTTCCCGCTTTGCCTTGATGAATATGAACGGATTAACATACGAGGAAATTGATTTAACAGGTGAAAAATCTGTAGCGGACAAGTGGATATTAACAAGATTAAATGAAACAATTGAAACAGTTACAAAACTTGCTGATAAATATGAGTTTGGTGAAGTTGGTAGAGCGCTTTATAACTTCATTTGGGATGATTTCTGCGATTGGTATATTGAAATGGCTAAGTTACCGCTATATGGTGATGATGAAGCGGCAAAACTTACGACTCGTTCAATATTAGCTTATGTTTTAGACAACACAATGAGATTACTGCATCCATTTATGCCGTTTATAACCGAAGAAATTTGGCAAAACCTGCCTCATAAAGGGGAATCCATTACTGTTGCGTCTTGGCCAGTAGCAAATAATGAGTTGCATGATGAAGCAGCAGCTGGAGAAATGAAATTATTAGTTGAAATTATTCGTTCAGTACGGAATATTCGCTCAGAGGTAAATACACCACTAAGCAAAAAAATTAAGCTCATGCTAAAAGCAAAAGACAATCAAGTACTGGATTCTCTTAAAAAGAATCAAACTTACATTGAGCGTTTCTGTAATCCAGATGAACTCACCATTGCTACTGACCTAGCTGCACCAGATAAAGCCATGACAGCAGTAGTAACAGGTGTTGAGTTGTTCCTTCCATTAGAAGGTTTAATCAATATTGATGAAGAAATTGCACGACTTGAGAAAGAACTAGAAAAATGGACTAAAGAAGTTGATCGTGTTCAGAAAAAATTAGGAAATGAGAAATTTATAAGTAAAGCACCACAAGCTGTGGTCGATGAAGAACGAGCAAAAGAAACAGATTACTTAGAAAAACAGGCAACTGTTAAAGCAAGAATTGAAGAATTAAAACATCATTAATTAAAAACTATGGGAGGCGAATTCGAATAATGAATTCGTCTTCCTACATAAAGAGGTCATGAAAATGCAAACGTATGAAGATGCAATTAACTGGATTAATTCCAGATTGAAGTTTGGAATCAAGCCTGGGTTGGAACGAATGGAATGGATGATGGAAAAATTAGGGTCACCAGAAAAAAAGTTAAAAGTTATACATATTGGAGGAACCAATGGAAAAGGTTCTACCGTTACTTATTTACGATCGATACTTAATGAAGCCGGATATCGTGTCGGGACATTTACTTCACCATATATCGAAACATTTAATGAACGAATAAGTGTGGATGGTTTTCCGATTACAGATGAAGAAATTGTTCAATTAGTTGCGCACATTCAACCATATGTTGAGGAAATAGAAACGACCAATTTAGGATCTCTGACTGAATTTGAAGTGATAACGGTAATGGCCATTTATTATTTTGCTTATATAAATCCGATGGATATAACAATATTTGAAGTTGGATTAGGTGGTAGATTGGATTCAACAAATATTTTACA encodes:
- the hemL gene encoding glutamate-1-semialdehyde 2,1-aminomutase, with product MRSYEKSKKAFQEALSLMPGGVNSPVRAFKSVNMDPIFMERGKGSKIYDIDGNEYIDYVLSWGPLILGHTNEQVVNALKKVAENGTSFGAPTLAENKLAKLVQERVPSIEIIRMVSSGTEATMSALRLARGYTGRSKILKFEGCYHGHGDSLLIKAGSGVATLGLPDSPGVPVGIASNTIAVPYNDLESVKLAFEQYGEDIACIIVEPVAGNMGVVPPQPGFLEGLREITSNYGSLLIFDEVMTGFRVDYHCAQGYFGVTPDLTCLGKVIGGGLPVGAFGGKAEIMEKIAPSGPIYQAGTLSGNPLAMTAGYETLVQLTPDTYKEFIKKADKLEKGLHEAAVKYSIPHTINRAGSMIGIFLTNEKVINYETAKTSDLELFAAYYREMANNGVFLPPSQFEGLFLSTTLTDEDIDHTIEAVEKTFKTIRG
- the spoVID gene encoding stage VI sporulation protein D, which produces MSQSQSSLRFSLEESIWFKKGQEVDELLSISLDPEITIQEQEQYIQIIGNLQLSGEYKGKEEVEQEQELDLHGKFAHHVEYRTTDEVFYFEHQFPVDVTIPKSRIDQIADIDVNIDSFDYLLPEKGNLKLNADLSILGIRNEETFTEEEKQEIPISVSQRNSLQEETSEESFDNVDEEESLELSAELNEWHLENDEEQESDDQVPRFLTTTNESTEQESSVQEEFFQPFTVEARKIQPEEEIPINIENKNDEPTINLHSYDEEDIKDELLQFSRQETESSEDIEVESPADVDEEQEEQEVEETENKKKKKFGKYESISLADFFARKTDEKAAKLKVCIVQQGETLDVLAEKYDISVQQILRMNHLEINQDVYEGQVLYIPSYATTLKSKIE
- the ysxE gene encoding spore coat protein YsxE, yielding MDKSTQSEIKMIVKQYGLKVNFIEKYGKTYKIVTKDGNFALKRISPQLGTDFVRNVQMLYHRGYNRIVPIYPTMDGRYAVLNEHYLYYLMPWLPNEEKEDRNEKHQKMFRELARLHTLSVKDIPIASEERKEHFELTNTQWERETEFFEEFLERSEKKVYMSPFELLYCSFYQDIIQALDFSKQEIKQWYEVSKELEKGRTVVVHGKISTEHFLYDERGYGYFTNFEDSKVSSPIHDLLPFLARTLTTYPKRWDDCVDWVYTYLSHFPFREDEKHLFLSYLAHPGHMHRIVKEYFLKNTKKPEIRYVKQLQKQYWLLKNTEYVVMRIREMENQSKGTQNNGPS
- a CDS encoding valine--tRNA ligase, with translation METQEIQMSTKYDPNTIEKDRYDWWVKGKFFEAKDDPKKEPYTIVIPPPNVTGKLHLGHAWDTTLQDILTRMKRMQGYDVLWLPGMDHAGIATQAKVEAKLREEGISKYDLGRDKFVEETWKWKEEYAAFIRKQWSKIGLGLDYSRERFTLDEGLSDAVRKVFVTLYKKGLIYRGEYIINWDPATKTALSDIEVIYKDVQGAFYHMKYPLADGTGSIEIATTRPETMLGDTAVAVHPEDERYKHLIGKTVILPITGREIPIVGDDYVDMEFGSGAVKITPAHDPNDFEIGNRHNLERILVMNEDGTMNEKSGKYEGMDRFECRKQIVKDLQEQGVLFKIEEHMHSVGHSERSGAVVEPYLSTQWFVKMAPLAEAAVSMQGTDAGVQFVPDRFEKTYLRWMENIRDWCISRQLWWGHRIPAWYHKETGEIHVDIEPPNDIENWEQDNDVLDTWFSSALWPFSTMGWPNTDAEDYKRYYPTNALVTGYDIIFFWVARMIFQAKEFTGQIPFKDVLIHGLVRDEQGRKMSKSLGNGVDPMDVIDKYGADSLRYFLSTGSSPGQDLRFSMERVESVWNFANKIWNASRFALMNMNGLTYEEIDLTGEKSVADKWILTRLNETIETVTKLADKYEFGEVGRALYNFIWDDFCDWYIEMAKLPLYGDDEAAKLTTRSILAYVLDNTMRLLHPFMPFITEEIWQNLPHKGESITVASWPVANNELHDEAAAGEMKLLVEIIRSVRNIRSEVNTPLSKKIKLMLKAKDNQVLDSLKKNQTYIERFCNPDELTIATDLAAPDKAMTAVVTGVELFLPLEGLINIDEEIARLEKELEKWTKEVDRVQKKLGNEKFISKAPQAVVDEERAKETDYLEKQATVKARIEELKHH